In a single window of the Streptomyces cinnabarinus genome:
- a CDS encoding transcriptional regulator has translation MAARPLVARQPNERLQALIQEAGCSNAGLARRVNMCGAEHGLDLRYDKTSVARWLRGQQPRGRAPAIIAEALGRKLGRTVTIDEIGMANGKNLASGVGLQFSPTVLGAIEQVCELWRSDVGRRDFLSGSSVAASALVEPSRDWLISAPDSQVARSAGPRVGQSDVAAVKAMTQALVDLDHQYGSGHVRPVVVHYLNSVVSGLLAGSYREAVGRELFAAVARLTELAGYMAIDTGQPGLAQRYYIQALRLAQAAGDRGYGGYVLAASMSHLAAQLGNPREIAQLARAAQEGARGRVTPRAEAMFHAAEARGHALMGDVRGAQVASGRAVSALEAADPASGDDPPWIAHFDGAYLADELAHCHRDLGQAEAAARCAEESLAGLPEGKARRRAIGYVLLATAQVQQREVEQACHTGLKAVELLETLRSNRGADYLEDFQQRLEPYREEPVVREFGARLDLQAA, from the coding sequence ATGGCCGCAAGGCCTCTCGTCGCGCGGCAGCCGAACGAACGGTTGCAGGCGCTCATCCAGGAAGCGGGCTGCTCGAACGCCGGGCTCGCCCGCCGGGTCAACATGTGCGGTGCCGAGCACGGTCTTGACCTGCGCTACGACAAGACGTCCGTGGCCCGTTGGCTGCGCGGTCAGCAGCCGCGCGGGCGCGCCCCGGCGATCATCGCGGAGGCACTCGGCCGCAAACTCGGCCGTACGGTCACGATCGACGAGATCGGGATGGCCAACGGCAAGAACCTCGCCTCCGGTGTCGGTCTCCAGTTCTCGCCGACGGTACTGGGCGCCATCGAGCAGGTGTGTGAGCTGTGGCGCAGTGACGTGGGCCGGCGGGACTTCCTGTCCGGCTCGTCCGTCGCCGCGTCCGCGCTGGTCGAGCCCAGCCGGGACTGGCTGATCTCCGCGCCCGACTCCCAGGTCGCGCGCTCGGCGGGCCCGCGCGTGGGCCAGTCCGACGTCGCTGCCGTGAAGGCGATGACGCAGGCGCTGGTCGACCTGGACCACCAGTACGGCAGCGGGCATGTGCGCCCGGTCGTCGTGCACTATCTGAACAGCGTCGTCTCGGGGCTGCTGGCCGGGTCGTACCGGGAGGCCGTGGGGCGTGAACTGTTCGCCGCGGTGGCCCGGTTGACGGAGCTGGCGGGCTACATGGCGATCGACACCGGCCAACCCGGCCTGGCCCAGCGGTACTACATCCAGGCCCTCAGGCTCGCCCAGGCGGCCGGGGACCGCGGCTACGGCGGATACGTACTGGCCGCGTCCATGAGCCATCTGGCGGCGCAGCTCGGGAACCCGCGTGAGATCGCGCAGCTGGCGCGGGCCGCGCAGGAGGGGGCGCGGGGGCGCGTGACCCCGCGCGCGGAGGCGATGTTCCACGCCGCCGAGGCCCGGGGACACGCGCTCATGGGCGACGTACGAGGGGCGCAGGTGGCGTCCGGGCGGGCGGTGAGCGCGCTGGAGGCGGCGGATCCGGCCTCCGGGGACGACCCGCCGTGGATCGCCCACTTCGACGGGGCCTATCTGGCCGACGAGTTGGCGCACTGCCACCGTGATCTCGGGCAGGCCGAGGCCGCGGCCCGGTGCGCCGAGGAGTCCCTCGCGGGGCTGCCGGAGGGCAAGGCGCGACGGCGGGCGATCGGCTACGTGCTCCTCGCCACAGCGCAGGTGCAGCAGCGCGAGGTCGAACAGGCCTGCCACACCGGCCTGAAGGCCGTCGAACTGCTGGAGACCCTGCGCTCCAACCGCGGTGCCGACTACCTGGAGGACTTCCAGCAACGGCTTGAGCCGTACCGGGAGGAGCCGGTGGTAAGGGAGTTCGGGGCGCGGCTGGATCTCCAGGCGGCGTGA
- a CDS encoding bifunctional DNA primase/polymerase, translating into MLSVEETIEATEAAQIPKQRGESLLETAVRYAEERHWDVFPGTWLEAVDGVQHCSCGDAACSAPGAHPSRADWGTQATGSATVARRMWSKQPLSSILLPTGRTFDAISVAETAGFLALARMERMELTLGPVTLTPDRRMHFFVLPGASVKVPDLVRKLGWTPSSLDLVALGEGSYVAAPPTRFGSRGAVQWACRPTPANRWLPDAEELISPLAYACGRDR; encoded by the coding sequence GTGTTGAGCGTGGAAGAGACGATCGAGGCCACTGAAGCCGCTCAGATTCCGAAGCAGCGCGGGGAATCGCTGCTGGAGACCGCCGTACGCTACGCCGAGGAGCGCCACTGGGACGTGTTTCCCGGTACCTGGCTGGAAGCCGTCGACGGGGTGCAGCACTGCTCGTGCGGCGACGCCGCGTGCTCTGCGCCGGGGGCGCATCCTTCGCGGGCGGACTGGGGCACGCAGGCGACGGGCAGTGCGACCGTTGCCCGCCGGATGTGGTCGAAACAGCCGCTGTCCTCGATCCTGCTGCCCACGGGGCGCACGTTCGACGCGATCTCCGTCGCCGAGACGGCGGGGTTTCTCGCGCTGGCCCGCATGGAGCGGATGGAGTTGACGCTCGGGCCCGTGACGTTGACGCCGGATCGTCGGATGCACTTCTTCGTGCTGCCGGGGGCGTCGGTGAAGGTGCCTGATCTGGTGCGCAAGCTCGGCTGGACGCCGTCGTCGCTCGATCTCGTCGCGCTCGGGGAGGGCAGCTATGTGGCTGCGCCGCCTACGCGGTTCGGGTCTCGGGGGGCTGTGCAGTGGGCCTGCCGGCCCACGCCCGCCAATCGGTGGCTGCCGGATGCGGAGGAGTTGATCTCGCCGCTTGCCTATGCGTGCGGCCGGGATCGCTAG
- a CDS encoding ABC transporter ATP-binding protein: MTYAVVVRGLWKRFGQQVAVAGIDLELPAGKFIGLVGPNGAGKTTTLSMVTGLLRPDQGAVEVVGHDVWRDPVAVKARIGVLPEGLRLFERLSGRELLAYSGRLRGLPGAEVDKRATQLLDVLDLAGAQHKLVVDYSTGMRKKIGLAAALLHNPEVLFLDEPFEGVDPVSAQTIRGVLERYTGSGATVVFSSHVMELVESLCDWVAVMAAGRIRAHGPLAEVRGDAPSLQRAFLELVGAQGRDAASDLDWLGGGAR; the protein is encoded by the coding sequence ATGACGTACGCCGTTGTGGTCCGTGGGCTTTGGAAGCGGTTTGGGCAGCAAGTCGCTGTTGCCGGTATCGATCTTGAGCTGCCCGCCGGGAAGTTCATCGGTCTGGTCGGGCCCAATGGGGCGGGGAAGACCACCACGCTCTCCATGGTCACCGGGTTGCTGCGGCCCGATCAGGGGGCCGTGGAGGTCGTGGGGCACGACGTCTGGCGGGATCCCGTGGCGGTGAAGGCGCGGATCGGGGTGTTGCCGGAGGGGCTGCGGCTGTTCGAGCGGTTGTCGGGGCGGGAACTGCTCGCCTATTCGGGGCGGTTGCGCGGGCTGCCGGGTGCCGAGGTCGACAAGCGGGCCACGCAGCTCCTCGACGTGCTGGACCTGGCCGGGGCCCAGCACAAGCTGGTCGTCGACTACTCGACCGGTATGCGCAAGAAGATCGGGCTCGCCGCCGCTCTCCTCCACAACCCCGAAGTGCTCTTCCTCGACGAGCCGTTCGAGGGCGTCGACCCGGTCTCCGCGCAGACCATCCGGGGGGTCCTGGAGCGGTACACCGGCTCCGGCGCCACCGTCGTCTTCTCCTCCCACGTCATGGAGCTGGTCGAGTCGCTGTGCGACTGGGTGGCCGTCATGGCGGCGGGCCGGATCCGGGCGCACGGCCCGCTCGCCGAGGTCCGCGGCGACGCGCCCTCCCTCCAGCGGGCGTTCCTGGAACTGGTGGGGGCACAGGGGCGCGACGCGGCATCCGACCTCGACTGGCTGGGCGGCGGGGCGCGATGA
- a CDS encoding transporter, with product MSAPTITPVLVRLKLSLLRNGLRQSSGRRAAYVASAVLTLLFAAAQLIGLIALRGHAHAASVVVLLVAVLALGWAVMPLFFPGGDETLDPTRLVMLPLRPRPLVRALLASSLVGIGPLFTLCLLTGSVIAVAHGATAYVVGVVGVVLALLVCVALARAVAAANIRLLTSRKGRDLAVLSGLVIAIGAQLVNFGAQRLGSSGLGQLDPAADVLRWVPPASAIGAVDAASEGSYGVALLQLALTAGALAALIAVWSRHLTRLMTEPDGSTLQAAAETAVRESTGLGRLLPAGRTGTVMERSLRYIWRDPKTKAAWVTSLAIGMIVPLFNALQGTGSLYFACFAAGMLGIQMYNQFGQDTSAFWMVAMTISDTRDAYAELRARALALLVITLPYATLVTVLTAALLGDWSRLPEALGLSFALLGAMLATGAWTSARFPYSIPQEGYKNVAPGQVGLAWISIFGGMVAAALLCAPVIALTIWLNITANGDDWRWLLLPAGTAYGAAITVAGLRLAAPRTAARLPEILTAVSRG from the coding sequence ATGAGCGCGCCCACGATCACTCCGGTCCTGGTGCGGCTGAAACTCTCCCTGCTGCGCAATGGGCTGCGCCAGTCCTCCGGCCGCCGCGCCGCGTACGTCGCCTCGGCCGTCCTCACGCTGCTGTTCGCCGCGGCCCAGCTGATCGGCCTGATCGCGCTGCGCGGCCACGCCCACGCCGCGTCCGTGGTCGTCCTGCTGGTCGCGGTGCTGGCGCTCGGCTGGGCGGTGATGCCGCTGTTCTTCCCCGGCGGCGACGAGACCCTCGACCCGACCCGCCTGGTCATGCTCCCCCTGCGCCCCCGCCCCCTGGTGCGCGCCCTGCTCGCTTCCTCCCTGGTCGGCATCGGCCCGCTGTTCACGCTCTGCCTGCTGACCGGCTCGGTGATCGCGGTGGCGCACGGCGCGACGGCCTACGTGGTGGGCGTCGTCGGAGTCGTCCTGGCGCTGCTGGTGTGCGTGGCCCTGGCGCGGGCCGTCGCCGCCGCCAACATCCGGCTGCTGACCAGCCGCAAGGGCCGGGATCTCGCGGTGCTGAGCGGCCTGGTGATCGCGATCGGCGCGCAGCTCGTCAACTTCGGTGCGCAGCGCCTCGGTTCGTCCGGGCTCGGGCAGCTCGACCCGGCGGCGGACGTACTGCGCTGGGTGCCGCCGGCGTCGGCGATCGGCGCGGTGGACGCGGCGAGCGAGGGGTCCTACGGCGTGGCCCTGCTGCAACTGGCGCTGACGGCCGGGGCGTTGGCCGCCCTGATCGCCGTATGGTCACGGCACCTGACCCGGCTGATGACCGAGCCGGACGGGTCGACGCTCCAGGCGGCGGCGGAGACCGCCGTGCGGGAGTCCACGGGGCTCGGCAGGCTGCTGCCCGCCGGGCGGACCGGGACCGTCATGGAGCGCAGCCTGCGGTACATCTGGCGGGATCCGAAGACCAAGGCGGCCTGGGTGACCTCGCTGGCCATCGGGATGATCGTGCCGCTGTTCAACGCCCTCCAGGGCACCGGCTCGCTCTACTTCGCGTGTTTCGCGGCCGGGATGCTCGGGATCCAGATGTACAACCAGTTCGGCCAGGACACCTCCGCGTTCTGGATGGTCGCGATGACGATCTCGGACACGCGGGACGCCTACGCCGAACTCCGCGCGCGTGCCCTGGCGCTGCTGGTGATCACCCTGCCGTACGCGACGCTGGTGACGGTCCTGACCGCGGCCCTGCTCGGCGACTGGTCACGGCTTCCCGAGGCGCTCGGTCTCTCCTTCGCGCTGCTCGGCGCGATGCTGGCGACCGGCGCGTGGACCTCGGCCCGCTTCCCGTACTCCATCCCGCAGGAGGGCTACAAGAACGTGGCCCCCGGGCAGGTGGGCCTGGCCTGGATCTCCATCTTCGGCGGCATGGTCGCGGCGGCCCTGCTCTGCGCCCCGGTCATCGCCCTGACGATCTGGCTGAACATCACGGCGAACGGCGACGATTGGCGGTGGCTGCTCCTGCCGGCGGGAACGGCATACGGGGCGGCGATCACGGTCGCGGGACTGAGGCTGGCGGCGCCACGGACGGCGGCGAGACTGCCCGAGATCTTGACGGCGGTGAGTAGAGGCTGA
- a CDS encoding alpha/beta fold hydrolase, producing the protein MARRIDVTGKGGVRLAAWEFGDPPKSDRPPAGGEPEQSGHGVLLLHGLMGRASHWAATARWLSERHRAVALDQRGHGRSDKPAEAAFTREAYVDDAEAALEQLGLGPAVLVGHAMGALTAWQLAAKRPDLVSGVIICDMRASALGAASQREWADWFKSWPVPFATLADVRKWFGEDDPWVERPNPARGEFYAEVMQECEDGWRPVFEHEQMLKSRETWVYDAHWEELAQVQCPTLVVRGLDGELGRAEAQEMVRVLPKGEYAEVSDAGHLVHYDQPEAWRGAIEPFLDAVRLV; encoded by the coding sequence ATGGCGCGGCGCATCGACGTGACCGGGAAGGGCGGGGTACGCCTCGCGGCCTGGGAGTTCGGCGACCCACCCAAGAGCGACCGCCCGCCCGCCGGGGGCGAGCCGGAGCAGTCCGGACACGGCGTGCTGTTACTGCACGGGCTGATGGGCCGTGCCTCGCACTGGGCGGCCACGGCCCGCTGGCTCTCCGAACGGCATCGCGCGGTCGCCCTGGACCAGCGCGGCCACGGCCGCAGCGACAAACCGGCCGAGGCGGCCTTCACCCGCGAGGCGTATGTGGACGACGCCGAGGCCGCCCTCGAACAGCTCGGCCTCGGCCCGGCCGTCCTCGTCGGCCACGCGATGGGCGCGCTGACCGCGTGGCAGCTCGCCGCGAAGCGGCCCGACCTGGTGTCGGGCGTGATCATCTGTGACATGCGGGCGTCGGCGCTGGGTGCCGCCTCGCAGCGTGAGTGGGCGGACTGGTTCAAGTCCTGGCCCGTGCCCTTCGCGACCCTCGCCGACGTCCGGAAGTGGTTCGGGGAGGACGATCCCTGGGTGGAGCGGCCCAACCCCGCGCGGGGGGAGTTCTACGCCGAGGTCATGCAGGAGTGCGAGGACGGGTGGCGGCCGGTCTTCGAGCACGAGCAGATGCTGAAGTCCCGTGAGACATGGGTGTACGACGCGCACTGGGAGGAACTGGCGCAGGTCCAGTGCCCCACGCTGGTCGTGCGGGGGCTGGACGGGGAGCTGGGGCGTGCCGAGGCGCAGGAGATGGTGCGGGTGCTGCCCAAGGGGGAGTACGCGGAAGTCTCCGACGCGGGGCATCTTGTGCACTATGACCAGCCGGAGGCTTGGCGGGGGGCGATCGAGCCGTTTCTTGACGCGGTTCGGTTGGTTTGA
- a CDS encoding metal-dependent transcriptional regulator, producing MSGLIDTTEMYLRTILELEEEGVVPMRARIAERLDQSGPTVSQTVARMERDGLVSVASDRHLELTDEGRRLATRVMRKHRLAECLLVDVIGLEWEQVHAEACRWEHVMSEAVERRVLELLRHPTESPYGNPIPGLEELGEKDGADPFLDEGMVSLAELAPGLEGKTVVVRRIGEPIQTDAQLMYTLRRAGVQPGSVVSVTESAGGVLVGSGGEAAELEADVASHVFVAKR from the coding sequence ATGTCCGGACTGATCGACACCACGGAGATGTATCTCCGCACCATCCTCGAACTGGAAGAGGAAGGTGTGGTCCCGATGCGTGCCCGGATCGCCGAGCGGCTCGACCAGAGCGGGCCGACGGTCAGCCAGACGGTGGCGCGGATGGAGCGTGACGGCCTGGTGTCCGTCGCCTCGGACCGCCATCTGGAGCTGACCGACGAGGGCCGCCGCCTGGCCACCCGTGTGATGCGCAAGCACCGGCTCGCCGAGTGTCTGCTCGTCGACGTGATCGGCCTGGAGTGGGAGCAGGTGCACGCCGAGGCCTGTCGCTGGGAGCACGTGATGAGCGAGGCCGTCGAGCGCCGCGTCCTGGAGCTCCTCCGTCACCCCACCGAGTCGCCCTACGGCAACCCGATCCCCGGCCTGGAGGAGCTCGGCGAGAAGGACGGCGCCGACCCGTTCCTCGACGAGGGCATGGTCTCGCTGGCCGAGCTGGCTCCGGGGCTGGAGGGCAAGACCGTCGTGGTGCGCCGGATCGGGGAGCCGATCCAGACGGACGCGCAGCTGATGTACACGCTCCGGCGCGCGGGTGTGCAGCCCGGTTCGGTGGTCAGCGTGACCGAGTCGGCGGGCGGGGTGCTGGTCGGCAGCGGTGGTGAGGCGGCCGAGCTGGAGGCGGACGTCGCCTCGCACGTGTTCGTCGCCAAGCGCTGA
- a CDS encoding SIS domain-containing protein, producing MSDRKLSGQFFDAAIGLLQRVRDEEAENIDSAGALLADAVAGGGRLFAFGAGHSSLAAQDVVYRAGGLALMNLLAVPGVVGVDVMPATLGSALERVDGLAAAVLDSSPLRAGDVLVIISLSGRNALPVEMALNARALGVKVIGVTSVAYASETKSRHVSGTFLKDHCDLVLDSKIPVGDAELTLDTVPAPFAPASTVVTAALMQAVMATAAGALADRGIEPPLLRSGNVDGGHEWNGRVMEQYGDRIFYQR from the coding sequence ATGAGCGACCGCAAGCTGTCCGGCCAGTTCTTCGACGCCGCGATCGGGCTGCTCCAGCGGGTCCGCGACGAGGAGGCCGAGAACATCGACTCGGCCGGCGCGCTGCTCGCCGACGCCGTCGCCGGGGGCGGGCGGCTGTTCGCCTTCGGCGCCGGGCACTCCTCGCTGGCCGCGCAGGACGTCGTATACCGCGCGGGCGGCCTCGCCCTGATGAACCTCCTGGCCGTGCCGGGAGTCGTCGGCGTGGACGTGATGCCCGCCACGCTCGGTTCCGCCCTGGAGCGGGTCGACGGGCTCGCGGCGGCCGTACTGGACAGCTCACCGCTCCGCGCGGGAGACGTCCTGGTGATCATCTCCCTGTCCGGACGCAACGCCCTGCCCGTGGAGATGGCCCTCAACGCCCGCGCGCTGGGCGTGAAGGTCATCGGGGTGACATCGGTGGCGTACGCCTCCGAGACGAAATCGCGGCATGTCTCCGGGACGTTCCTGAAGGACCACTGCGATCTGGTGCTCGACTCCAAGATCCCCGTCGGGGACGCCGAGCTGACCCTGGACACCGTTCCGGCGCCGTTCGCCCCCGCGTCCACGGTCGTCACCGCCGCCCTGATGCAGGCCGTCATGGCCACGGCCGCCGGCGCCCTGGCCGACCGCGGCATCGAGCCACCGCTGCTGCGCTCCGGCAATGTGGACGGCGGCCACGAGTGGAACGGGCGCGTGATGGAGCAGTACGGCGACCGGATCTTCTACCAGCGCTGA
- a CDS encoding PAS domain-containing protein: MSASRRSGTTDELGPDEPEGPGPEGSGGSDLLAALLDGMDAALCAFDAGGVVTHWNREAERILGWTAAEAVGRQGFADWAVRSADAEEVEGRLMSAMDAPGRQVHEFALLTKDGGRVLVRTQSAAVRGPDGKPAGVYCAFSEVHAQIDLERSIALSEALFEDASWGVVLVDADLRPAVVNAHAARALGIGRTSALGRPLGELLAQGVEELESALTHVLAEGAPPAPAEIWVSVRTPEGEQRRCWRCGFVRLASPLAEEPVPLGVGWLFQDVTEAKQGEQEAALLRFRTNQLHRAARAAAECEDPAEAATVHLDFALAGFADHALIDRVAGGSLGDADAAGQVRLVRAAATPSGPPGPSLPTGAAGLPVRYPEGHPALQCVARAGSVRASVGTVPPEQARLWAEARRWPSDSVHALCAVLRSRGRTLGVVTFLRGGGRSPFERSDATYAEDVAARIATALDLASAL, translated from the coding sequence GTGAGTGCTTCCCGGCGTAGTGGGACCACCGACGAGCTGGGGCCGGACGAGCCAGAGGGTCCCGGCCCCGAGGGCTCGGGCGGCTCCGACCTGCTCGCCGCGTTGCTGGACGGCATGGACGCGGCCTTGTGCGCCTTCGACGCGGGCGGCGTCGTCACCCACTGGAACCGTGAGGCCGAGCGCATCCTCGGCTGGACCGCCGCCGAGGCCGTGGGGCGGCAGGGGTTCGCCGACTGGGCCGTGCGCAGTGCCGACGCCGAGGAGGTCGAGGGGCGGCTGATGTCCGCCATGGACGCTCCGGGGCGGCAGGTGCACGAGTTCGCGCTGCTCACCAAGGACGGCGGTCGGGTGCTCGTGCGGACCCAGTCCGCGGCCGTACGCGGGCCCGACGGCAAGCCCGCCGGCGTGTACTGCGCGTTCAGCGAGGTGCACGCCCAGATCGACCTGGAGCGCTCCATCGCGCTCAGTGAGGCCCTCTTCGAGGACGCCTCCTGGGGTGTCGTCCTCGTCGACGCCGACCTGCGTCCCGCCGTCGTCAACGCCCACGCCGCCCGCGCCCTGGGTATCGGCCGTACGTCCGCCCTGGGCCGTCCGCTGGGCGAACTGCTCGCGCAGGGCGTCGAGGAGCTGGAGAGCGCGCTCACCCATGTCCTCGCCGAGGGCGCGCCGCCCGCGCCCGCCGAGATCTGGGTCAGTGTGCGCACCCCGGAGGGCGAACAGCGGCGCTGCTGGCGCTGTGGGTTCGTCCGGCTGGCCTCGCCGCTGGCCGAGGAGCCGGTGCCGCTGGGTGTGGGCTGGCTCTTCCAGGACGTGACCGAGGCGAAGCAGGGCGAGCAGGAGGCGGCGCTGCTGCGGTTCCGCACCAACCAGCTGCACCGGGCCGCGCGGGCCGCGGCGGAGTGCGAGGACCCGGCGGAGGCGGCCACCGTCCACCTGGACTTCGCGCTCGCCGGGTTCGCCGACCACGCCTTGATCGACCGGGTCGCGGGCGGCTCGCTCGGCGACGCGGACGCGGCCGGGCAGGTCCGCCTGGTGAGGGCGGCGGCGACGCCTTCGGGGCCGCCGGGACCCAGCCTGCCGACCGGCGCCGCGGGCCTGCCCGTGCGTTACCCGGAGGGCCATCCGGCGCTCCAGTGCGTGGCCCGCGCGGGGTCGGTCCGGGCCAGTGTCGGCACCGTTCCGCCGGAGCAGGCCCGTCTGTGGGCCGAGGCCCGCCGGTGGCCGTCCGACTCGGTGCACGCCCTGTGCGCGGTCCTGCGCAGCCGGGGCCGGACCCTGGGCGTCGTCACGTTCCTGCGCGGGGGCGGCCGTAGTCCCTTCGAGCGCTCCGATGCGACGTACGCGGAGGATGTGGCGGCGCGCATCGCTACCGCCCTGGACCTGGCGAGCGCTCTGTGA
- a CDS encoding GNAT family N-acetyltransferase translates to MDDLRVEVVAGERMLEQWRYVHNVIVPPDELSADEVRERSGRHRLENAYLGDVLVGCSTVRPPDGEGAVAIVIARVLPEFRGRGFGHALYEHCLAHARGLGARGIRTVVLAANGDGVRFAEARGFVEVERYVAPEDETEVWLTFGLED, encoded by the coding sequence ATGGATGATCTTCGGGTCGAGGTGGTTGCCGGCGAGCGCATGCTGGAGCAGTGGCGGTACGTCCACAACGTCATCGTGCCGCCGGACGAGCTGAGCGCCGATGAGGTGCGGGAGCGCAGTGGGCGGCATCGGCTGGAGAACGCGTATCTCGGGGACGTGCTGGTCGGGTGCTCGACCGTGCGGCCGCCGGATGGGGAGGGTGCGGTCGCGATCGTCATCGCGCGGGTGCTGCCCGAGTTCCGGGGGCGGGGGTTCGGGCACGCTCTGTACGAGCACTGTCTCGCCCATGCGCGGGGGCTCGGGGCGCGGGGGATCCGGACCGTCGTGCTGGCGGCCAACGGTGACGGGGTGCGGTTCGCCGAGGCGCGGGGGTTCGTCGAGGTGGAGCGGTATGTCGCGCCCGAGGACGAGACTGAAGTGTGGCTCACATTCGGGCTTGAGGATTGA